AGCGCTGGGCAGGGCCGTCGGGCCGCGCCGCCCGGGTAGGGCCGCGCGCCAGGGCCCCGGGGCGGGATCGGTTGATCGGGCCGGGATTACGGCTGTGGAAACCCGGCGCTGCCCCCGGTGCGTAGCCGCGATGCGGAGAGGAGCGGGCTAGCGCTGCTCCAGCGAGCCGATGCTTCCGGCCGTGCGATGGACCGACGGCGCCTGCGACTGCCAGAGCACGGGTTGAAGGAACGCGCGGGCCGCACGCATCGCGGCCTCACCCCGGGCGTCGTTCGCCAGATCGCGTGTGCCCTCGGGGTCGGCCTCGAGATCGTAGACCTCGAAGTGCGTCGGCGTGCGCACCTGCTCGATGACCAACTGGCCGCCCAGGACGACGCTCCGCCATCCACGGGTCGTGCTGGCGGGCGACTCGGGGGTCCACGTGCCGCTGGAGAACGAGGCGAGGATCGGACTGACAGGGCGCGTGCTGCCGACGGCTGTGGTGTCCCAGTGATGCGACAGGGTGCGTCCGGGGAGCTCGGCGGACTTTGGTCCCATGGCCAGCACGGTCGCGGCGACGTCGCGCAGCGACACGAAGTCCCGAACGCGAAGTCCGGCCGGCGCGCGACCCGGAGCGCGGACCAGCAGGGGGACGTGCAGCAGCTGCGGATAGAGCGTGTTCGCGTGCTCCCACTTCTTGTGTTCCCCGAAGTGCTCGCCGTGATCGGACGTGACGATCACGACCGTCTCGTCGAGCACCCCGCGCGCCTTCAGGGAGTCGAGCAGGGCCCCGAGGTCGTGATCGAGTGAAGCGAGCGACTCCTCGTACGCGTGCAATTCGCCTTGCACCTGTGACGGTGTCATGGCGGCCTTGCCGAGCCGGAAGCCGAGCCCCCCGAGGCCGTACCGTGTCATCTCGTTGCGGCGAACCGAGTCGGGGCCGAAGCGGCCGCGGAACGGCGCCGGTGGGGCATAGACCTCGTGCGCGTCCATGTAGTTGACGACGGCGAAGAAGGGGCGCCGCGCGGTGCGCTGGTCGAGCCACTCCAGCAGCTCCGCGTTTGCAGCTGGGGCGCGTTTCCGGTTCACCGTATCGTATCGACCGAGCACTCGGCGGAGCCGCGGCCAATAGGCCAGCCGTCGGAGCACTGCGGAACTCACGAGCAGCTGGCGGGCGGAGATGCCGTAGTCCCGATACCGCTGGAATCCGCGCTCCAGCCTGACCTCGGTCGACATCATGTAGTTGGCCATGAAGGCGCCGGTCACGTAGCCGTGCCTCGACAGGACCTGGGCGAGCGTCGTCGTCGTGTCGTCGAGCGGGGTGAGCCAGTCGACGGTGAGTTCGTGCGGATAGCGACCCGTGAGCATGCTGGCGTGCGACGGGACCGTCCACGGCGCGGTGGCGATCGCGCGTTCGAAGACCACGGCCGATTGGGCGAGGGAATCCAGGCGTGGGGTCGTCGGATCGCTCGCGCCATACAGGCTCATGCTCTGCGCGCGCACGGTGTCGAGGATGAGCAGCAGGACGTTCGGCGCGTCGCTCGGCGGTGCGGGGAGCGCCGCGATCGCCCGCGCTTCGCGCCCGCGCGGCACGAGGATCATCGTGGCGGCCAGCACCGCGACGGCGCCGCCCAGCGGGACCAACGTGCGGCGGGCGAGCCGGTCGAGCCCCTCGCCGTTCGTTAGGCGCCCCACCTGCGTGCCAACGCCGGCGGCCAGGATCAGCGCCGCCCACTGGCTGAGCTGCGGGAACAGCAGGGTGATCGACCAGGTCGCGAGGAAGGCCAGCGCCGTCGTCGCGAGCTGCAACGCCCGCGCCGGTGACCGGCGCTGGAGCGGATGGAGCGCGGTCGCCAGGACCGTGCCGACGACGAGAAACACCACCAGCCCGGCGAGCGGCGACATCCACGCGATGTGGGCGGGTGCGTAGATCCGCATCCGCCCGAACCACGTATGCTGGACCAGCGGCACGATCCCCTCGACCATTCCGGTCGCGAGCCCCAGCCACGCGGCGCGTACCACGACGCGGCGCGTCGTGGACAGGGATCGGTCACTCACGGGGGCCGCGGGCGGCATGGTGCGAGCGTCAGGTGGGGGCAGTTGACGGTCCGAAACCTGACACCCTAACGCGGCAGCTCAGTCCCGGTCAGGGACCCCGATCACAGTCGACGCTAAGGGTTCGCTAAACAGCGGCGCCAGCCGGGAAGCTCACGCGAAAGCGCGCCCCCCCCAGCACACTCTCGCCGACGGAGATGCGCGCGCCATGCTGATGCGCGATCCACTGCGCAATCGCCAGCCCCAGGCCGCTCCCCTCCGGGGCACGCTGCCGAGCGGCTTCGCCGCGAAAGAAGCGCTCGAATACGTGTTCGCGCTCCGCGGGGGGAATCCCGATCCCCGAATCGTCCACGTCGAGGATGGTGTGCCCCTTGTCGCTGCTCACGCGAACTTCGATGCGCCCGCCGCTCGGCGTGTAGTGCAGGGCGTTATGCAGCAACACCCCCAGCATGCGCCCCGTCAGCCGCACATCGAGGCGCGCCGGGGCCTCGTCGAGCGCCGCGACCTCCAGCGTGATCCCCCGTCGCCGCGCCTCCGCGTGCCACGGCGACAGCGCATCGCTCACCACGTCGTCCAGATAGCACGGCTGCAGCACCGCATCCACGCTCCCGGCGTCGGCCCGGGCCAGCTGCATCAACTCGTCGACGAGCGACGAGGCATGTCGCAGGTCCTCGTGGATTCGTTCAACCGACTGTCGGTCGTCAGGCGACGGCGGGAGGGCGAGTCGCGTCTCGGACTCGCCCAGCATGCGAGCCATCGGCGTGCGCAATTCGTGCGCGGCATCGGCGAGGAATCGCCGCTGTTGCGCGAGCGCCGAGTCGAGCCGGTCGAGCAGGGCGTTGAAGCGTCGCCCCAACCGTCCCAGCTCATCGTGCTCGTCGGCGATGGGGAGTCGCCCGGTCGGCGAGGTCGCGTCGATCTGTTCGGCGGCGGCCGCCATCATCCCCACCGGGCGCAGCGCACGCCCGGTGACGAGCCACCCCGCCAACGCCGCCAGCGCCACCGCGAGCGGGAGGGCCACGAGCGTCGCCTGGTCGATCCGCCGCTGCGCCATCGCCAGGTCGGCCACGCTGACGCGCAGCCGCAACTTCCACCCCGGCGCGAGGGCCGGCTCCAGCGCGGCCACATACGTGCGCACCGGAGGGCGCGGCATGGCGCGCGCGCTCGGAAGCCGGGCCTGCGCGAAGTTCGACGAATCGGGGCGGAGGAACTCGAGCCCCATCCC
The window above is part of the Gemmatimonadota bacterium genome. Proteins encoded here:
- a CDS encoding sulfatase; translation: MSDRSLSTTRRVVVRAAWLGLATGMVEGIVPLVQHTWFGRMRIYAPAHIAWMSPLAGLVVFLVVGTVLATALHPLQRRSPARALQLATTALAFLATWSITLLFPQLSQWAALILAAGVGTQVGRLTNGEGLDRLARRTLVPLGGAVAVLAATMILVPRGREARAIAALPAPPSDAPNVLLLILDTVRAQSMSLYGASDPTTPRLDSLAQSAVVFERAIATAPWTVPSHASMLTGRYPHELTVDWLTPLDDTTTTLAQVLSRHGYVTGAFMANYMMSTEVRLERGFQRYRDYGISARQLLVSSAVLRRLAYWPRLRRVLGRYDTVNRKRAPAANAELLEWLDQRTARRPFFAVVNYMDAHEVYAPPAPFRGRFGPDSVRRNEMTRYGLGGLGFRLGKAAMTPSQVQGELHAYEESLASLDHDLGALLDSLKARGVLDETVVIVTSDHGEHFGEHKKWEHANTLYPQLLHVPLLVRAPGRAPAGLRVRDFVSLRDVAATVLAMGPKSAELPGRTLSHHWDTTAVGSTRPVSPILASFSSGTWTPESPASTTRGWRSVVLGGQLVIEQVRTPTHFEVYDLEADPEGTRDLANDARGEAAMRAARAFLQPVLWQSQAPSVHRTAGSIGSLEQR
- a CDS encoding HAMP domain-containing histidine kinase, encoding MTAWYAGSVFVLLLLSVIAMRGIARRALAVQHEDAVQRNIDLVRSFFRAELSEYHQVDATLLHIAGELVFAGMGLEFLRPDSSNFAQARLPSARAMPRPPVRTYVAALEPALAPGWKLRLRVSVADLAMAQRRIDQATLVALPLAVALAALAGWLVTGRALRPVGMMAAAAEQIDATSPTGRLPIADEHDELGRLGRRFNALLDRLDSALAQQRRFLADAAHELRTPMARMLGESETRLALPPSPDDRQSVERIHEDLRHASSLVDELMQLARADAGSVDAVLQPCYLDDVVSDALSPWHAEARRRGITLEVAALDEAPARLDVRLTGRMLGVLLHNALHYTPSGGRIEVRVSSDKGHTILDVDDSGIGIPPAEREHVFERFFRGEAARQRAPEGSGLGLAIAQWIAHQHGARISVGESVLGGARFRVSFPAGAAV